A single genomic interval of Limnothrix sp. FACHB-406 harbors:
- a CDS encoding AAA family ATPase produces the protein MQEQLSVLVRAQYPLVYLLTYEEERAEQAIARLAQSKTQPRRLFVWTVTHGVVEYGQPRTVTQHNTVSPEAAIEWIVRQRDPGIYILKDFHPYIDSPGVKRWLRDAIAQFKGMQKTIVLMSPVQEIPIELEKEVVVLDFPLPTLNELDQVLGEQLEETRSRPLSPIAREKLLKAALGLTRDEAEKVYRKAHVSTGKLTESEVEIVLSEKQQLIRRNGILEYMDEDETIESVGGLEELKRWLTQRSNAFTERAREYGLPQPKGMLILGVPGCGKSLIAKTTSRLWGLPLLRLDMGRIYDGSTVGRSEKNLRMVLKTAESISPVILFIDELDKAFAGSAGSADSDGGTSSRIFGSFLTWMQEKTSPVFVMATANRVDRLPGEFLRKGRFDEIFFVDLPTQDERSEIFQIHLEKRRSEISRFDLDQLAKVSDGFSGAEIEQAIFAAMYEAFAQDREFTQLDIIAAIKATLPLSRTMTEQVTALRDWARQRARPAAAAVADYIRQEW, from the coding sequence ATGCAAGAGCAACTAAGCGTCCTGGTCAGAGCGCAATATCCGCTGGTTTACCTCCTAACCTATGAAGAGGAACGCGCTGAACAGGCGATCGCCCGCCTTGCCCAATCCAAAACGCAACCCCGCCGTCTGTTTGTTTGGACGGTGACCCATGGGGTGGTGGAATATGGCCAACCCCGCACGGTGACGCAACACAACACCGTTTCGCCGGAAGCCGCGATCGAGTGGATTGTGCGCCAACGCGACCCCGGAATCTATATCCTCAAAGACTTCCATCCCTACATCGACTCACCAGGGGTGAAGCGCTGGCTGCGAGACGCGATCGCCCAGTTTAAGGGGATGCAAAAAACGATCGTGTTGATGTCGCCGGTTCAAGAAATCCCGATCGAGCTTGAAAAAGAAGTCGTGGTGTTGGATTTCCCCCTGCCCACCCTGAACGAACTCGATCAGGTGTTGGGTGAACAACTCGAAGAGACCCGATCGCGCCCTCTCAGCCCGATCGCCCGTGAGAAACTGCTCAAAGCAGCCCTCGGTCTCACCCGTGACGAAGCCGAAAAGGTCTACCGCAAAGCCCATGTGAGCACCGGCAAGCTCACCGAATCGGAAGTCGAAATCGTCCTGTCCGAAAAGCAGCAGTTGATTCGTCGCAACGGCATTTTGGAATACATGGACGAAGACGAGACGATCGAATCGGTCGGTGGTCTCGAAGAGCTGAAACGGTGGCTGACCCAGCGCTCCAATGCCTTCACCGAGCGGGCCCGCGAATACGGCTTACCCCAACCGAAGGGAATGCTGATTTTGGGTGTGCCCGGTTGCGGTAAGTCTCTAATTGCCAAAACCACCTCCCGGCTGTGGGGTTTGCCCCTGCTGCGCTTGGATATGGGGCGCATCTACGACGGCTCCACCGTGGGGCGATCGGAAAAGAACCTGCGGATGGTGCTCAAAACCGCCGAGTCGATTTCCCCCGTCATCCTGTTCATTGATGAACTGGACAAGGCCTTCGCCGGTTCCGCCGGTTCCGCCGACTCCGATGGAGGAACTTCCAGCCGCATCTTTGGCTCCTTTCTGACCTGGATGCAGGAAAAAACTTCCCCGGTGTTTGTGATGGCGACGGCCAACCGGGTCGATCGGCTCCCCGGCGAGTTCCTGCGCAAAGGCCGGTTTGACGAAATCTTCTTCGTCGATTTGCCCACCCAGGACGAACGGAGCGAAATCTTCCAAATCCACCTCGAAAAGCGGCGTTCTGAAATCTCCCGCTTTGATTTGGATCAACTTGCCAAAGTTTCCGATGGTTTCTCCGGCGCAGAAATCGAACAGGCCATCTTCGCGGCCATGTACGAAGCCTTTGCCCAAGATCGCGAGTTTACCCAACTCGACATCATCGCAGCGATCAAGGCAACCCTGCCGCTGTCGAGAACCATGACCGAGCAGGTAACGGCATTGCGCGACTGGGCCCGCCAGCGTGCCCGTCCTGCCGCCGCTGCTGTCGCGGACTACATCCGCCAGGAGTGGTGA
- a CDS encoding flavin reductase family protein yields the protein MLDEQAKKTMLRKIPHGIYVCGVRDEAGEDVNAFTASWVMQGSFKPPLLVNCVNRESGSHAMIEASGVFALTVLEAGQKDLAAQFFKPRRRVGNKFEDIEFYLGEATGCPILPDSLGYVECKVVGSIAHGDHTVFVGEVIGAGIHREGEALTLESTGWNYGG from the coding sequence ATGCTCGATGAACAAGCCAAAAAGACCATGCTCCGGAAAATTCCCCACGGCATCTATGTTTGTGGCGTGCGGGATGAGGCGGGCGAAGATGTGAACGCCTTTACGGCCAGTTGGGTCATGCAAGGCTCGTTTAAGCCGCCTTTGCTGGTGAACTGTGTGAATCGGGAATCTGGTTCCCACGCCATGATTGAAGCGAGCGGCGTGTTTGCGTTGACGGTGTTGGAAGCGGGCCAAAAGGATTTGGCGGCTCAATTTTTTAAGCCCCGTCGCCGGGTGGGCAACAAGTTTGAAGACATCGAGTTCTATTTGGGCGAAGCGACGGGCTGCCCAATTTTGCCCGACTCCCTGGGCTATGTGGAGTGCAAGGTGGTTGGCTCGATCGCCCATGGTGATCACACGGTTTTTGTGGGCGAAGTGATTGGCGCAGGCATCCATCGGGAAGGGGAAGCCCTCACCCTAGAAAGCACCGGCTGGAACTACGGCGGCTAG